CCCAGATGGGCAACATCTCGGTCAACGCCGCGGCGGGCGCCTCCGCCTCCCTGGACGCCGGAACCGGCTACGGCCGCGTCACCAACTCCCTCAAGAACGACGGCGCCGCCGAGCTCGACATCCGCGCCACCACCTCCCACGGCGACATCGTCGCCCGCAGCCTCTGAAGGGAAGGGCCATGACCCGCCTTGCCATCGCAGCTGAAGGGCTGCGCAAGTCCTACGGCGACAAGATCGTGCTCGACGGCATCGACCTGACCGTCCCCGAAGGAACGATCTTCTCCCTGCTCGGCCCGAACGGTGCCGGCAAGACGACCACCGTCCAGATCCTGTCCACCCTGATCCCGGCCGACGGCGGCACCGTCCAGGTAGCGGGCCACGACCTGGCCCGCAAGCCGGACGACGTGCGCGGCGCGATCGGCGTCACCGGCCAGTACTCGGCCGTCGACAAGCTGCTCACCGGCGAGGAGAACCTGCTCCTCATGGCGGACCTCAAGTTACTGTCCCGCAGCGACGGCAAGCGCAAGGCCGCCGAACTGCTCGACCGCTTCGATCTGGTCGAGGCGGCGCGCAAGCCGGCCGGAACCTACTCCGGCGGCATGCGACGCCGGCTCGACCTGGCGATGACGCTGGTCGGCGACCCCCGGCTGATCTTCCTGGACGAGCCCACCACCGGCCTCGACCCGCGTAGCCGCCGCTCGATGTGGCAGATCGTCCGGGAGCTCGTCGCGAGCGGCGTCACGATCTTCCTCACCACCCAGTACCTGGAAGAAGCCGACCAGCTCGCCGACCGGATCGCCCTGCTCGACCACGGACAGCTGATCGCCGAAGGCACCGCCGAAGAGCTCAAGCGACGCATCCCCGGCGGTCACATCCAGCTCACGTTCGCCGACACGCACCTGCTCGACCACGGACAGCTGATCGCCGAAGGCACCGCCGAAGAGCTCAAGCGACGCATCCCCGGCGGTCACATCCAGCTCACGTTCGCCGACACGCACCTGCTCGACGCGGCCCGTCAGCTCGTCGGCACCGGCGTCGCCGACCCCGAGACGCTCACCCTGCAGGTCCCGAGCGACGGCGGTGTCCGCGCCGTCCGGGAACTGCTCGCCCGCCTGGACGAACGCTCGATCGACGTCGAGGACATGAGCGTCCACCGCCCCGATCTCGACGACGTCTTCCTCACCCTCACCGGCAAGCAGAAGGAGAACGCCCGATGAGCACCATCGCCCTCGCCACGCGCAACTCGTCCACCATGGTCCGGCGCCAGCTCAAGCGCCTGCTCCGCTACCCGTCCATGACCGTGCAGCTGGTCATCACGCCCGTCATCATCCTGCTGCTCTTCGTCTACGTCCTCGGTGGCACGCTCGGCGACGGACTCGGCGGCGGCCGTGACACCTACGTCAACTACGTCGTTCCCGGCATCCTGCTGATAACAGCCGCCATGGCCGCGACCGGCACCGCCGTGATGGTCGCCACCGATATGACCGAAGGCATCGTCGCCCGCTTCCGCACCATGCGGATCTCCCGGTCCTCGGTCCTCACCGGACACGTCGTCGGCAGCGTCCTCCAGCAACTCCTGAGCATGGCCGTCCTGCTCGGCATCGCCTTCGCCATCGGCTTCCGCCCGAACGCGAGCGCTGTCGAGTGGCTGGCCGTCGCCGGACTGCTCACCCTGTTCGCCCTGGCCATCACCTGGCTGTCGGTCGCCCTCGGCCTGAAGTCCCCGACCCCCGAGGCCGCCGGCAACGCCCCGATGCCCCTGATCCTGCTGCCCTTCCTCGGCAGCGGCTTCGTCCCCACCGACTCCATGCCCACCGCCCTCCGCTGGTTCGCCGAGTACCAGCCCTTCACCCCCATCATGGAGACCCTCCGCGGCCTCGTCCTCGGCACACCGATCGGCAGCAGCGCGACCATCGCCATCGCCTGGTGCATCGGCCTCGCCGCGGTCGGCTACCTCTGGGCCAAGAAGACCTTCAACAAGGCCTGACCATGAAGCGGCCGAACAGGGCCGTCAGACCTCCGGGTCTGACGGCCCTGAGCCTTTTGTGCGTCGCGCGGTGCTCCGACGCCGCTACGCCGCCACGAGCCTTCTGGGCGAGTTCTCGTCGTTCCCGTCGCCGACGATCGCCAGCAAACCCCGACCTACCGCCGCCAGATCCCGCACCTGGCCGGTGGGCGCCGTCGCCGACCGCCACGTCCCCTCGGCACCGCTCCACCGGCCGAACACCGAAGCGTTCGCCGTTCCGTACGCGACCACCCCACCGTCGGACACCGCGGCCACCTGCGCCCACGTCGCGTTCCGAGCCTCGGGAAGAGACGGCAACTCGCGGACCCGACCGTCCGCGCCCACCTGCCACGCCGTGACGCCCGCACCGGGAGCACGCGTCGCGACCAGACACGTCCGGCCCGAGCAGGACAGATCCAACGGGTACGCGACCGGCGCCCGACCCAACCGAATCGCCCGCCACGACGCCATCCCCGGCTCCGCCGCCATCTCCGGCTCCCCCAGCATCCCCGGCTCCCCCAGCCAGACCGTGGGCACGAGACCGGGCTTGCCGCTCCCGAGCGGCACCGAGTGCCCGAGGACCACCGGACGGTCACCGAGTGTGCCCAGCCCCGTGGCCAAGTGCTGTTCCCGGGCCGTGCTGCGCAGGCCGGTACCGGCCGGGGTCCGGATCCACCGACTGCCGGACGAGCGCCAGAGCGCCGGGCCGGCCCGATCGTCCTCCTGCTCCCAGTTGCCGAGCAGCAGCGGACGCCCTGGCAGCGCGGACAGTGCGACCAGGCCGAGGCTGTCCGGCCCACCGAAGGTTTCGAACGTCTGCGGTAGATCGTCGACGCCGCGCGTCACGCTGCCGGACCAGATCGTCCAGCGGGGATTACCGTGCGCGCCGCCCGCACGCTGCCCCAGCAGCGTGACCGCGTCACCGGCCAGGGAGCCGGCCACCAGGTCGGCACTGAACGAGTACGCCGACCGCGGGCGCAGGACGAGCGGTGTCGCCGTCCGGCCACGAACGACCCAGGCGGCCGGCGTGTAACCATCCCGCCCGTGCCGCTCCCCCGCGACCAGCACGGCGTCGCCGTCGTGCGCGAGCGTCCGGGGCAGCACCACCCCGGCCGACAGCGGAACCGGCGCCCAGACGAGACTCTCCGGCGCCGGGGGCGCCGGAGACGGCTCCGCGGTGCACGCCGCCCCCACCACGAGGAGCGTTACGAGCACCGCGGTCAGCCGGAACACCCGTCCACTCTTAGCACGGCGGGAGTTGACGCCACGCACCACAGTGTTCGCGTGAACCGGGCATCAATACGCACGCTCCTCGCTGGCGGTCTCCTGAGCGCAACGCTGGTCACCACCGCGTGCAGCAGCAGTCCGGATCCCTCCCCCGGCGTCTCGGAACGCTCGCGCCCGACGCCCTCCCCCACGCCCTCCCCGACGCAGGAGCAGACCGACCTCGTCTCCGCACTACGGCGTACGAGTGCCGCGCCGTACCGGTTCCGACTGCGGGCGGCATTGCCCGAGAACGAGAGCGTCCAGGGAACCGGGGCCTTCGACGGCGGCGCGGGGAAGTTCACCTCCACGACGACGCTGACCAGTCCGAAGCACCCGTCGTCGACCGAGCGCATCGTGCTCGACGCGGACTACTACCAGCGGGAGCCGGGCAGGCCCTGGGTGCATCTCGACCTCGGCCGAGTCAAGAAGGACAGTCCGTACCACTTCGATCGGCTCGACCCCATCGGCCTTGCGAAATTTGCCGGGGCGATCACCTACGTGACGCGAACGAATCCGACCACCTACACCGGCCGCTTCCGCCCGGACAGCGGCGATGATCCGTTCCTCCCGATCGGGGCTCCCAGCCTGTGGGCGGTCGGTCTACCCGTCTCTCCGTTCACGCTCACCGTCGACGATCGGGGCCGAGTGACGTCGATCAGCGTCGA
Above is a genomic segment from Cryptosporangium minutisporangium containing:
- a CDS encoding ABC transporter permease; its protein translation is MSTIALATRNSSTMVRRQLKRLLRYPSMTVQLVITPVIILLLFVYVLGGTLGDGLGGGRDTYVNYVVPGILLITAAMAATGTAVMVATDMTEGIVARFRTMRISRSSVLTGHVVGSVLQQLLSMAVLLGIAFAIGFRPNASAVEWLAVAGLLTLFALAITWLSVALGLKSPTPEAAGNAPMPLILLPFLGSGFVPTDSMPTALRWFAEYQPFTPIMETLRGLVLGTPIGSSATIAIAWCIGLAAVGYLWAKKTFNKA
- a CDS encoding ATP-binding cassette domain-containing protein — encoded protein: MTRLAIAAEGLRKSYGDKIVLDGIDLTVPEGTIFSLLGPNGAGKTTTVQILSTLIPADGGTVQVAGHDLARKPDDVRGAIGVTGQYSAVDKLLTGEENLLLMADLKLLSRSDGKRKAAELLDRFDLVEAARKPAGTYSGGMRRRLDLAMTLVGDPRLIFLDEPTTGLDPRSRRSMWQIVRELVASGVTIFLTTQYLEEADQLADRIALLDHGQLIAEGTAEELKRRIPGGHIQLTFADTHLLDHGQLIAEGTAEELKRRIPGGHIQLTFADTHLLDAARQLVGTGVADPETLTLQVPSDGGVRAVRELLARLDERSIDVEDMSVHRPDLDDVFLTLTGKQKENAR